One window of the Eucalyptus grandis isolate ANBG69807.140 chromosome 6, ASM1654582v1, whole genome shotgun sequence genome contains the following:
- the LOC120294553 gene encoding vegetative cell wall protein gp1-like, translated as MSTLGTARRSAKAKSNSTGADSKRSSIKGLGMVAPCEIGSSRGGRRPSSPSNPAVAVVDLRPQRSSASPDATAPPTPSPRSLDDTPPPLARDPPPPPHLAAPATEAPDAAPIPAVATLLCRSVSAVDPKPPYDLEPRAAEIRPRSPSARKSEVPRRRRPEPSSRLPFHRCRASLKTHIDAALAPRRDARPRSGSLTRRRA; from the exons ATGTCTACGTTGGGCACAGCGAGAAGATCTGCGAAAGCAAAGTCAAACTCGACCGGGGCTGATTCAAAACGGTCGAGTATTAAGGGCCTCGGCATGGTGGCGCCTTGTGAGATTGGCTCCAGCAG AGGGGGGCGCCGCCCCTCGTCGCCGTCAaaccccgccgtcgccgtcgtcgatcTCCGTCCGCAGCGCTCGAGCGCGAGCCCCGACGCGACTGCGCCCCCGACGCCGAGCCCCCGGAGCCTCGACGACACGCCGCCGCCTCTGGCCCGcgacccgccgcctccgcctcaccTCGCTGCGCCCGCAACAGAAGCCCCGGACGCCGCGCCAATCCCTGCCGTTGCAACCCTCCTCTGCAGATCTGTCTCCGCCGTCGATCCCAAGCCACCTTATGACCTAGAGCCGCGGGCGGCCGAGATCCGGCCGCGGAGTCCCTCCGCCCGCAAATCCGAGGTCCCCAGACGACGAAGGCCCGAACCCAGCTCGAGGCTTCCCTTTCACCGGTGCCGAGCCTCGTTGAAGACCCACATCGACGCCGCCCTTGCTCCTCGCCGCGACGCTCGCCCCCGATCCGGTTCTCTCACACGACGCCGCGCCTGA